In Lates calcarifer isolate ASB-BC8 unplaced genomic scaffold, TLL_Latcal_v3 _unitig_5786_quiver_433, whole genome shotgun sequence, a single genomic region encodes these proteins:
- the rfng gene encoding beta-1,3-N-acetylglucosaminyltransferase radical fringe: protein MNPLHRPVRMHIASVGVSKFCFLFSLAFCGLLLLLIPALQPPARQVDLPQPRPHTRPTQVGLSHHSQVLAVSVHAEKTDSATRLNGNSVGQEGSIQTEIIRNDKKEMDAKGSPERGALPGGKGGALSGSNSHDPLELKDIFIAVKTTRKYHKSRLELLIQTWVSQAKEQTYMFTDGEDRELQMRTGANIINTNCSAAHTRQALCCKMSVEYDKFIESQKKWFCHVDDDNYVILPSLLWVLSSYHHSQDVYLGRPSLDHPIEAAERVKSDGSVSVKFWFATGGAGFCISRGLALKMSPWASLGNFISTAEKIRLPDDCTIGYIIEALLEVSLTHTRLFHSHLENLQKLPADSILKQVTLSYGGFENRRNVVSIVGGFSLAEDPTRFKTVHCLLYPDTDWCPKPKPRHKN, encoded by the exons ATGAACCCTCTCCATCGGCCAGTCAGGATGCACATAGCTTCGGTGGGTGTCAGCAagttctgcttcctgttttccCTCGCATTCTGCGGTCTCTTGCTTCTGCTCATCCCAGCCCTCCAGCCCCCAGCTCGTCAGGTGGACCTGCCTCAGCCCCGACCCCACACCAGGCCTACGCAGGTGGGCCTGTCACACCACAGCCAGGTTCTAGCAGTGTCTGTACATGCTGAGAAAACTGACTCAGCCACAAGGCTGAATGGGAACTCAGTGGGCCAGGAGGGGTCCATCCAGACTGAAATTATCAGAAATGATAAGAAGGAGATGGATGCCAAAGGAAGCCCAGAAAGAGGGGCTCTCCCTGGAGGAAAGGGTGGTGCACTTTCAGGGTCCAACTCCCATGACCCGTTAGAGTTGAAGGACATTTTTATTGCTGTGAAGACAACCAGAAAGTACCACAAGTCCAGACTGGAGCTGCTGATTCAGACCTGGGTTTCCCAAGCTAAAGAACAG aCCTACATGTTTACTGACGGTGAGGACAGGGAGCTGCAGATGAGAACAG GAGCCAACATCATCAACACTAACTGCTCAGCAGCTCACACCCGCCAGGCTCTTTGCTGCAAGATGTCTGTGGAGTACGACAAATTCATCGAGTCTCAGAAAAA atgGTTCTGCCACGTGGATGATGATAACTATGTAATTCTGCCCAGCTTGTTGTGGGTGCTCTCCTCTTACCACCACAGCCAGGATGTCTACCTGGGCCGGCCCAGTCTGGATCACCCTATAGAGGCTGCAGAGAGAGTCAAGAGTGATGGATCA GTTTCTGTTAAGTTCTGGTTCGCCACAGGTGGAGCAGGTTTTTGTATCAGCAGAGGTCTGGCACTGAAAATGAGCCCATGGGCCAG TTTGGGGAATTTCATCAGCACAGCAGAGAAGATCCGACTCCCGGACGACTGCACCATCGGCTACATCATCGAGGCGCTGCTGGAGgtcagcctgacacacacacgcctctTCCATTCTCACCTGGAGAACCTGCAGAAGCTGCCCGCTGACTCTATCCTGAagcag GTGACTCTGAGCTACGGAGGCTTTGAGAACAGAAGAAATGTGGTCAGCATTGTTGGAGGTTTTTCACTGGCTGAAGACCCTACAAG GTTTAAGACGGTCCACTGCCTTCTGTACCCAGACACTGACTGGtgtccaaaacccaaacctcgccacaaaaactga
- the dcxr gene encoding L-xylulose reductase — protein MFKPRAEPEAASSSLQPDTQLCPPRSTIHHTPSLCRCSPRTGAAMEISFAGKRALVTGAGKGIGRATALALARCGAKVTAVTRTQADLNSLLQECASITPVCVDLADWGATEVALQDVGPIDLLVNNAACANLQPFLEVTPEQFDQSFSVNVKAVLHVSQIAARGMKARGSGGSIVNVSSQASQCALRDHAVYCATKGALDMLTKVMALELGPHQIRVNSVNPTVVMTEMGRLGWSDPEKAKVMTSRIPLGRFAEVEDVVNSILFLLSDKSNMTNGVTLPVDGGFLAC, from the exons ATGTTTAAACCCAGAGCGGAACCAGAGGCAGCTTCGTCCAGCCTGCAGCCCGACACACAGCTCTGCCCGCCGCGCTCCACGATCCATCACACGCC GTCACTCTGCCGCTGCTCCCCGCGGACAGGAGCCGCCATGGAGATCTCATTTGCGGGTAAACGCGCTCTGGTCACCGGAGCTGGAAAAG GGATTGGCAGGGCCACGGCTCTGGCTCTGGCACGCTGTGGGGCAAAGGTCACGGCGGTCACACGCACACAGGCTGACCTGAACAGTCTACTGCAGGAG TGTGCATCCATCACCCCGGTGTGTGTGGACCTGGCAGACTGGGGGGCCACGGAGGTAGCCCTGCAGGATGTCGGCCCTATCGATCTGCTGGTGAACAACGCCGCCTGTGCCAACCTGCAGCCGTTTCTAGAGGTCACACCCGAGCAGTTTGACCA GTCattcagtgtgaatgtgaaagctGTGCTGCATGTGTCCCAG ATAGCGGCTCGTGGTATGAAGGCCAGAGGATCAGGAGGCTCCATTGTCAACGTGTCCAGCCAGGCCTCACAGTGCGCCCTCAGAGACCACGCTGTCTACT GCGCCACTAAAGGAGCCCTGGACATGCTGACTAAAGTGATGGCTCTGGAGCTCGGACCCCACCag ATCCGTGTGAACAGTGTGAACCCCACGGTGGTGATGACTGAGATGGGTCGTCTGGGCTGGAGCGACCCCGAAAAAGCCAAGGTCATGACGTCCCGCATCCCCTTAGGCCGCTTCGCAG aggTGGAGGATGTGGTGAACAGTATCTTATTCCTGTTGAGCGATAAGAGCAACATGACTAACGGAGTCACTCTGCCGGTGGACGGAGGCTTTCTGGCGTGCTGA